The following are encoded together in the Phaseolus vulgaris cultivar G19833 chromosome 9, P. vulgaris v2.0, whole genome shotgun sequence genome:
- the LOC137820088 gene encoding protein yippee-like At4g27745 has protein sequence MAELIGPRLYSCSNCRNQVSLHDDIISKSFHGRNGRAFLFSHAMNVVMGPKEDRHLLTGLHTVADVYCGDCREVLGWKYERAYEASQRYKEGKFILEKSKIVKENW, from the exons ATGGCGGAACTGATAGGACCTCGCTTGTATAGCTGCTCTAATTGTAGAAACCAGGTCTCACTCCACGATGATATTATTTCCAAGTCTTTTCAT GGGAGAAACGGCCGTGCCTTTCTGTTTTCCCATGCAATGAATGTTGTCATGGGGCCAAAAGAAGACAGACATCTCTTGACTGGCCTCCACACTGTTGCTGATGTTTATTGTGGTGATTGCCGTGAAGTGTTGGGTTGGAAGTATGAAAGAGCTTATGAAGCGTCCCAGAGGTACAAGGAAGGAAAGTTCATACTTGAAAAGTCAAAAATTGTTAAGGAGAACTGGTAG